In Dermacentor andersoni chromosome 11, qqDerAnde1_hic_scaffold, whole genome shotgun sequence, the sequence ACGTCAAATTCCTGTATCCGCAAGCTCCACTCTGCCACTCGTCCTGAAGGATCCCGTATGTTTGTCAACCGACACAGGGCACGGTGGTCTGTCACCACTTTGAAAGGACGGCCGTAAAGATAAGGACGAAACTTCATGGTCGCCCACACAACCACGAGACACACTTTTTCTGTGGTAGAATAGTTCACCTCAGCATGGAACAGCaagcggctagcataagctattactCTTTCAATGCCGTCTTGACGCCGGACGACTACTGCGCCAGGACCAATGTTACTGGCGTCAGCGTCGTGGTCAAAATGTGCCAGGACGGGTGCTGACTGCATGCATTGACATAGTTCAGCGAAGGCCATTTGTTGCTCACTTGTCCAGGCAAATGGTGTGTCATCCCTTGTAAGGCGAGTCAGGGGTTCCACTAACTGAGAGAAGTTTTCAACGAAACGGCGATAGTACGCACACAAGCCTAGAAAACACCACACGGCCTTCTTCTCGGCCAGAGGAGGAATTGCTGCTACTACGGAAAGCTTGGCAACATCGGGTCTAACTCCTCTGGCGCTTACGATGTGTCCGAGAAACTTGAGCTCTTCAtaaccgaagtggcacttttctggtttaagCATGAGATCAGCCGAACAGATTGCTTCTAGCACATTACACAAGCGATGAAAATGTTGCTCAAATGTTTCAGAAAAGACTACTACGTCATCAAGGTACACGAGaaatgtctgccacttcagtccagcGAGTACAGTATCCATTATTCGCTGGCAAATAGCTGGGACTCAACACAAGCCGAAAGGAAGCACTCGAAATTCGTAGAGGCTGAGCAGACAATGTGAGTGCCGGACCGATGGCAAACCGCGATGGAGTCGCGTGGCGGGTGCAGCCACTCGCAGACTCCGGCATGACCTTCAATAATTTGTTTTTTGTGCGcatgtttctgtatggaggagatagaTGAAGCACAAatttaaagacagtgaaatgcgctttccaacgataccaatATGACGGCACTCGGTTGCAGCGTTCcagagatattgtggcttgaaaaacatATTTCTACGTtatcgttcagtcacgcttatacactctatcatggattctaaccaactagctcgCCAACGTAGGTGCTCGGACAATTCATCGCGTGTCTTTTCCTTCCTGGACTGGCGACTACGCCACTGACCGCACCTTCATATTTACCAACCCATCTCAGCGTGGATGTATCAGGCGCTCGTCAACGAGCCACTGCCATCGCTTCACCCGTCTTTGGAACGACACACTCGTCCTTGGATTATCTGCCCCTCGCAACCGAATGGGAAGCCCCATCGCATCCAACATCACTACTAGGGCCAGCTATAAAACAGGAGCAGCCACCagtggcactttgtgggcttggcggcTTTGCCACTGCGCAGGCCACTAATCCTTTCGTCTTCGTAATGCAGGTTGGTGAACGTTTCAGCCTCTTTGCCAAAAAGTCTAACAACTACTTCTtagtacagctgccaagcccacagtgcCTTAACGCTGTTCTTGCTGATTGTTTTCATGTCGTTTTTTCGCTGTTACTCCTACTTTCCGGTGATATAGAAACTAACCCCGGTCCGGATACTGCAGCTATCCTCGCAGAGCTAAAGAAGATATCTACTGGCCAGTCCAAGCTTATTTCTGAAGTTCAAGATCTAAAATCTCAGTTATTAGCGACAGACAGAAATGTATctgacctaggcaaacgtatgACCGAACTTGAGAGCCATTACGAAAGCCTTGTAACACTTAAAACAGACACAGAAGTTCTCCGCGCCGACGCAACTAAAGCTACTCGCTTAATTTCAAAACTAGAGGCACGTTTCGATGATGCGGAAAACCGAACGCGACGTAACAACTTGGTATTCTACGGACTCCCTGAAACTACACCCGAATCGTACGCACAATCAGAACAACTTATCATTAAACATTGCCGCGAGCATTTAGATATACACATTGACACGAAAGAGATAGAGCGCGCCCATCGTCTCGGACGTCATTCGAACGACAAACCCCGTCCAATAATAACAAAATTCACATttttcaaaacaaaagaaactgtccTGTCGAGCGCCCGGAAACTAAAAGGTACCAATTATAGTATTGGCGAAGATTTTTCTCGTGCAGTTCGAATTGCTCGCAGCCAGCTCGTTGCATTTGCCAGAAAGCAATCTGCCCCATTTAATCTGCGCTACAAAACCCTGCACATCGGACAGAAGCGCTACGTGTTTGATAGCGTATCTGAAACTGTAAGAGAAGTGTTATAGCAATCGTCCGCCCGGAAAAATGTGATTACCCGCCCCCAAACCATGCCAAGAAATAATATTTCATTGTCTGTTATATTCACAAATATTCGCAGTTTCCTACCTAAGCGTGAACTCGTGTCTAACATCATGATTTCTTCAAACAGCAGCATACTTATACTAACCGAAACGTGGCTTACCCCTGATGTCACTGATACAGAAGTACTTGCCGACTTGGCAGGTTTCCAAGTTTTCAGAAATGACCGCAGATGCACTCGAGGGGGTGGTGTCTTGATTGCTGTGGGCCCTAATTTATCGTGCACACCATTAGACATCGTCTCTGATTTAGAAATGTTATGGTTAATTTTTCGCTCATCGGCGCAATCCGTTTTGCTTGGTGTTTGCTACAGGGCTCCGCATACTTCACCTAACTTTGCAAGTGAGCTGAACAATATTCTAATTGATCTCGGTACTGCACATCCAAATTCACATATATTGCTATTCGGTGATTTCAATTATCCCGGTATCGACTGGCAGAAACTAGCTCCCTCAGGTGCGAAACACAGAGAATTAAAGGATTTTATAGAAGTATGTCTGAATGCCAATCTCACTCAGTTGGTAAGGGAACCAACGCGTGTTGCTGGCGTCAGTGCTAATATCTTGGATCTTATACTAACTACGAATCCAGAGAGCTTATCACATATAACTTACCTGCAAGAAATTAGTGATCACAAAGTTATCCACGCCGAATTTTCGTTCTGCCTTGAACGGCGCGAAAAACGTAAGAAAACAATCCTTCTATATGAAAAAGGTAACTATGACGCAATTAACAACGAGCTTAGaaattttttccctttatttgaagcccaattttaCAGCATGCCTCTCCAGAAGAGCTGGGAGGTATTCAAATACAAAATACAGGACTTGGCCAACAAATTCATTCCTAAAATTACTTTCCGTGAGAATCACCAAAAGCCATGGTACACTAAGACACTTAAAACATTAGAAGGCAGAAAAAAGCGCTTCTTTCGTGCTGCTAAGATAAGAGCCTCGTCTAACGCGTGGCAGCGGTACTATACTGCCGAGAATGCCTACCTGATTGCTGTGAAAAATGCTAAGTTCAAATTTTTCAACAACGATTTGACAAAATTGTTAAATGATAACGCGAGAAAATTTTGGAAGGTCATCAACCCTATCGAATCGCGCGCTATCACTCTGACCAACGAATTGGGAGAAACCGTCGGGGACCTCGAATGCGCTGACACCTTCAACATTGCTTTTAGCACAGTTTTCACAAAAGAACCCAGTACACCTCTGCTTACGACACCAGCTAAAACTTTGTCTACTATGCCTGCTATCACAATAACTCATGATGGAATTTTATCATTGTTAGATAACATTAAGCTTTCTTCATCGACAGGTGTCGACGAAATCAATTCCAAGCTATTAAAGAACACCAGACATACCATTACTGCGTAtctgtgtattttgttttctcattcactATCTGTAGGTCACTTGCCAAAtgattggaaagtggggaaggttgTTCCTGTCTACAAATCTGGTAAAAAAGATTCCccactaaattaccgccccatatcattaacaagcgtcccgtgcaaaatcatggagcatgtcatttattcgaatatcatggcatttctcgataaaaataacttttttcatccatctcagcatggcttccgaaagggcttctcatgcgagACCCAACTGGCCATTTTCATTCATGACTTGCATGTTAACCTCGACACCAACATAATAactgatgccattttcttagattacgcaaaagcgtttgataaagtgccGCATCAACGATTACTTTTTAAACTAAACCAGTTAAACCTGAACCACAACGTTCTGACTTGGATCAAAGAATTCTTGTCTAACCGGTCCCAACACGTCCGTGTTAATAATCATACCTCTGACCCTATTCCTGTAacatccggtgtaccccaaggctctGTTCTCGGTCCTCtcctatttctaatatatattaacgacttgcctCAACACTTATCTTGCCAAATCcgaatgttcgctgacgactgtgtaatttaccgATCAGTTTCTAATCATTGCGACGCAGCAAAACTTCAGCATGATCTAGACCGTGTCCAGGAATGGTGCGACCgctggctaatgacccttaatcCGACTAAATGTAAACTTCTTTCCATTACTCGCCAAAAGCACCCCGTTACATTCCCGTACATAATTGCTAACGAACCTATACAAGCAATAACATCATTTAAATACTTAGGCGTTACTTTGTCCAATGATCTCTCATGGCATGCACATACTACAAACATCATATCATCGGCAAATAGAACTCTCGGTTTTCTGAAACGTCACCTTCGTAACGCTCCCCGACACGTTAAATTACTAGCCTATAAGTCACTTATCCGTTCAAAACTAGAGTATGCGTCACCCATATGGTCCCCACATCAAGCATGCGTCGTAGATGACCTTGAAGcggtacaaaatcgtgccgccagATTCATTCACTCATCTTATTCTCACGAAATCAGTGTTACCGCCCTCAAAGCGGAATCTGGGCTGCAAGCTTTATCCCTCCGCCGACGCATAGCTACACTTTGCCTATTCTATAAGCTTTACCATTCATCACTTAACAGTGCCCCTTACATAACACCACCCGCATACATATCTCCTCGCACTGGCCACCAACTGCAAGTTTCCCGTACACGTACGAGAACTGTTAATTTTTCAGCATCTTTTTTTCCTCGtgcagccaaagactggaacggccttcctcgcAATATCGTCGTTCTCACCTGTCCATCATCTTTTTCTACCAATGTGACTGAGTACCTGTTGTCACAAATTTGAGTGTTATATTTTTTATGcacacccaccccttatgtaataccccctagtggggtctttaaggtaaataaatgaaatgaatgaaacgtGTTTTAACGAagttttcttgatttccacgaaatttttcgccaccttggctaatATAACAAATTTTTAGAGCACTTTTACGTGGTTTAGAGTGATGATATTTCGGAATCAGATAGAAAATAAGTTATAGAAATTGAAAATGTGATTTTTAAGGAGGGAGGTGGCGATCAGAGCTaacttttttgttctttgacCTAGAGCAACGAAATTTGGCAGCCACACTCAAAAGtgtctgaaataaagaaatatgcaGTTTCATTATGATACCTTGACTAGTTTTCAAGTAACAAAATGTTACATGTGTTCCGCTTGTGGAAAACCTGGTATTGTAACAAAACATGCCAAGGAACTGCCTGTAGTTTTAATCTTTGCTCAAAAGAGCACTACAGGGTACAACAGTTCTAATATTTTTttaactgctttattttttttttacacacaacATCATGTTCACCTTTTTTAATTGTACCAGAACTTGTCATTCACACATTAGCATGCAGAATAAAAACTAAGCCCTCAGCAAGATATTGAAGACTGTCATATCCTCAAGCACACTTCATGgaatatataaaaacaaacaggTTCAAAATTCATCCAAGCATTCCCATGCTACCCTTTCCACAGACAATGCAGAGTGCCCAAAACGCACCTTTGAGAAAAAGTCTCTCAAAGTTTTTGGAGCAGTTCACATCTCTCAAAATGCACCAGTATTGTAGTTGTTGCTTTCTTCGCTGACAGGTGATCTTTTGGGTCTCTGTCCTTTGATTTGCGCAGATGGAGGTGCCGACGCGCAAAGTACCTAGCCGCGCAGTCCaaggtgccgatgcgcgaaatgcctagttgcgggctcgaggagtcgacacttgaTGTTCTTAGTCGTGCAGTTCAAGGTGcagatgcgcgaaatgcctacaCGCGGGCTCGAAGAGTCGACGCTCGATGCACTACGTAGTCgtgcagtcggaggcgccgatgcctATTGTGCTTAGGCGAGGGTTCGAGATATCCGCGCGCGATGTGCTTGATTGCAGAGTTGGAGACTCCTATGCACGAAATGCTTAGCGGCGTGCCCGAGGATTGAGTGCGTGATGTACTTGGTCTacaacaccgagtgctgaaaggcttagccgagTGTCCGAATTCCGCGCGTGAGTTTCGGTAGTGATGTCCACATCGCCGATGCTTAGCTACGGGTCTCTGCGGGTCTCTGCAGGTCTgcagggatcggccacgctactgcgatgtccgcgtagcgcacCGTTTTGACTCTTCGAGATTACGGCCAGTGGAGACTTCCAGACTTGCGAGATTCAAAGAGCCAAGCAGACAACGCAAGCACCAGatcaatggcgaaccgcgctggggTCATCTGGCGGGCACAGCCAATTGctgactccggcacgaccttcaatcatttgctttttgtgggcttgtttctgtatggaggaggtagctgaagcggcaaatttgaagacggagaaatgcgctttctttccaacaagaccaagatggcggcgctcaaTTGCACCATTCCGGAGATGTTGTGGCTTGAAAaatgctgttctttcttgattttcgCTAAATTTTTTGCCACCTTGGCTGATGAAATAAATTTTTTACAGCACTTCTATGTGGTTTGCAGTGATATTTcggaatcagatagaaaaagagtaatagaaattgaaaatgtgattttcaaaaattcgattTTTTGACGATTTCTCGAGATGCAAAAGACGCGTCCCCCCTTCAAAAATCGATATTTTTACCATTTTTTGTGTTGCGAAAGCTGCGTATCCCCTTAAGGGGGAACGTGGGTTTTACATCACAAAAAATGGCGAAAGGAAATGATTTTTTGAAAATCGCATTTCCAGTTTCTATAATTCTTTTTCTATCCGACTTTGAAATATCATCCATATAAACCACGTAGAAATGCTCTAAAAAACTTTGTTTTATcggccaaggtggcgaaaaattttcccgaaatcaagaaagagcagcgtttttcacgccacaatatccGGAATGGCGCGCCCgtgcgccgccatcttggtctcgttggaaagcgcatttctccgtcttcgaaTTTGCCGCTTCAGTGATGTCCTCCATACAGCGACAAGTGCACAAAAAgcaatgattgaaggtcgtgccggagcctgcgattggccgcgcccccctgtgactccagcgcggttcgccattggtccggcgctcgcgtcgtctgctcggctctttgcacctcgcagGTGTGaacgtctccactcgccgtaatctcaaCGTGTGAAAACGGGCGCAACGTGGACATCACAGTAGTGTGGCCGATtcctacgcttgtggacgtttcagactcgcggctaagcattctgAGCATCGacgacgcggacttcgcgaccgagaatcacgcgcggaatcctcggtcatgcggctaagcctttcaacactcggtgtttcggaattcgtgacAAAGCACATCGTGCACGCAATCCTCGGACATGGGGCTAAACATTTTGCCcatagggagtctccgactcggcgatcagGCACATCttgcgcggacttctcggaccctcacctaatcattttgtgcatcggcgcctccgactgcacGAACAagagcatcgagtgtcgactcctcgagcacgcgtctaggcatttcgcgcgtgggcacctcggactgcacgaataagcacatcgagtgtcgactcctcgagctcgcaTCTAGGCATTTCACGCGTCGGTACCTCCGACTGCGCAAATAAGCACAtcaagtgtcgactcctcgagcccgcgttgaggcatttcgcgcgtcggcacctcggacccgcgaccaagcatATTGCGCATTGACTCTatgatcatattgtcacgatagctcgtaacaataactatattatccccccccccttcataaatagaacctcatcatgagctcggTTCATTAgaccccttgggctggcacaacatctggctgcagaagtgatcaaggcatcatacaaaagtacaattcaggaaagcacctagcagctgcatatctatgactggctctctgatcctaagttccaaAGCCATTGTTAGGtgagatgacttggaaggctacttacactcagagccttcattcagtaatgGTCAATtctacaaaatgaaaaaaaaaaatgcctcactgattgttttggagactgctatcaatcaggcagcctgcaggtacaacactggaactatattcatgcccacacagaatTCTGCGCCTCGGtctgaaacccaggcaccatgctctttgtagagaaTGGTGCCTGATGAAGTTTCTTctgctagttcagtggccagtgtgctattattttgagagtgtgcagtcacacatttagtatggccattcgcacaaaacatagagcttcaaaatggggccatttgtattgctgtagattcacttcagcaaaagctacatttgtttgaaacttcaaatacTTCAAACTTcatttcagttcgatgtttttgcacacgGTACTCTACCTTACAGGTGCTTTTTTtgggttgtttttggccaaaaatgacaagggtggtatAATTTCATTCGTATTAaaatgatctggggggtgatgctatttttattactcttgcaccgTCATGAATATTACATTCAGGTACTATAGTActcgctgctaattagaaaaaaatgttcataataaatgcaatattgttttcttgtccgcaaaatgcttccaaatgaataaaaatagcatcaccccctacagtaagtctttagcaatggtgtcatgcatttagtttttggtttagcaagaaGGAATCGTCAAAAAGCCCCGTAACAAGATTGAAAttaatttttgaactgctacagctatcaaaaatctaattacagatgTGAAATCATCACGAAAAAATAACCTAGACAGTGGAGTTTgttaaagattcacccaaaaataagaaaataatttTTAGGACCCACGTCCCCACTTAaacactttcattgccatttaaTTTGAGTGACCTTGTGACAGATAAAAATGGGCAAGTGAAACACGTGTGGCGTCGTCACTGATCGTAACACAAAGTTTGAGGAGGCATGAGTCAGTGCAGACACAACGCAACAGCctcaaaacaacaacaaacataTGCTGCGCTCTTTCTGCACAGCACATGGCACAACTTACGCTTGCACGTTCTGGGCTCAGGTTCCTGCTTCACAGCAATAGTCGGGGCCTTGGAACGCCGCTCCAAAACCTGGACCAAGAGACACAATGTTCAAAGTATGCCACCCAAATATATGGTGAAGACTAATAATTTGGCATCGATATTTTTTAAATGTGAACTTGTTGTACTGGTCATTACACTTTGCTAGTATTTCGCATCGCTTGCCGAGAGAAAGCTCCAAGATATTTTTGAAAAGCATAACGGGATAAAAAATGTTCCCTGGCTTTCCGCTCTGTGTCGTCGACCAATATATCGAAGAAGCTAGATTATTCGGGCTTATTCTCGGTTCTGCTACTGGTGCCATAAAGATAGTGAAAAGGCAACCAATATTTAATGCGCCAAACAATCGTTTATTAAAATTTTTGTACTCGAATTGTGCAAGTCTCGTCGTGGACATCGTTGCCGCGAACGCCATTTTGGAGGTTTGCGACTTCACCGAACACTTAATTATGACCACAATTTGGCCGGTAAGGTTGCGCAAACGTGAAACTTTACATCCTTGGTTTGCGTTTTGCGACGGTAAAAGCTTGGTCTTGCGTGGTGTGGCCCTGCAGAAAATAGCGTAACCTGAGTGAAAATGGAAGTGACCATCACAGTTGCCATTCCATGAAATTAAGCAGGTCGGTCGTTGGTCGGTGTGCAGAGCACACTATCATGCCGGTAACCGGATGTGGTGCATGTACACAATAGATTTACATCAGATGCACGGCGCTCGCCCATTAAGGGTGGACACTGCTATATAAATATTCTTCTTCATTTTCCCATCCATACTAATCAAACTCGTCCGTCTTATTGATATTTCTGCACTGACTTCAAATATGTACTTAGTTTTGGTGTAGCTCAATTAGTTCTTAAGGTAATTAACATTTAATTCCTTTTGTTTGCGgcctcaattaaaaaaaatggcaaaataaaaaattatttgtaaggCATGGATACATAGCAAAGGATTGAAGTatacaaacatttctttttttttatgtgaccgTTAATAGATATTTTACAGCCCTTTGAATGTAAGCCCACAAGATGTGGCACCCACGTGGCTCAATATGTAGCAAAATAATTAATTTCTGAAATGAAAGGCCAGAAATCCGATTGTTATCTTTCATAGAGTATACATTAGACTTCATTCTGCAAAAGGAATTTCAGTTCTAACTGTTCTAGGAGTTGAGATATCGAGGACTCGAAATTGCATGGAGCCAACAATTCGTGTTTTGACAAAAATGCAAAAGACAAACAGCACAAAATTTAAATGAATATTAACAAATGTTTTGCACATATTTACACACATCATTCCTAATaaccaccaggaatgtagtctaATCGCCTG encodes:
- the LOC126517482 gene encoding uncharacterized protein: MQVGERFSLFAKKSNNYFLVQLPSPQCLNAVLADCFHVVFSLLLLLSGDIETNPGPDTAAILAELKKISTGQSKLISEVQDLKSQLLATDRNVSDLGKRMTELESHYESLVTLKTDTEVLRADATKATRLISKLEARFDDAENRTRRNNLVFYGLPETTPESYAQSEQLIIKHCREHLDIHIDTKEIERAHRLGRHSNDKPRPIITKFTFFKTKETVLSSARKLKGTNYSIGEDFSRAVRIARSQLVAFARKQSAPFNLRYKTLHIGQKRYVFDSVSETVREVL